The following proteins come from a genomic window of Candidatus Schekmanbacteria bacterium:
- the purH gene encoding bifunctional phosphoribosylaminoimidazolecarboxamide formyltransferase/IMP cyclohydrolase PurH gives MKVKRALISVSDKTGIVEFAKGLNELGIEIISTGGTAKKINESGIDVIEISDFTGFPEMLSGRVKTLHPYVHGGILALRDDEKHKKEVEEHQIKYIDMVIVNLYPFESTITKEDCKLSEAVENIDIGGPTMIRSAAKNHKYVAVVVNPADYESVLEELKQNNGELSERTCFDLAAKAFSHTARYDCVISNYFNPQKSTASEEVFAEEFGIGVEKIQNLRYGENPHQKAAFYRVSGEKGGIADIRQLHGKELSFNNIVDVDGALAVVLEFDEIAVAIIKHTNPCGAAVSKVSVKDAYMKALATDPVSAFGSIIAVNREVDGDAAEEISKLFVEAIIAPSFSEEALKILTKKKNIRLLTIDYDRAKKERASMPDIKRVLGGLVIQERDVHQIDRNNVKIPTKRQPTNDEFEGLMFAWKIVKNVKSNAIVFTNKEQTVGVGAGQMSRVDSVKIARMKANLPTKGCVMASDAFFPFRDGIDAAAEAGITAVIQPGGSVRDEEVIKACDEHDIAMVFTGIRHFKH, from the coding sequence ATTAAGGTAAAAAGAGCTTTGATTAGTGTTTCAGATAAGACAGGCATAGTTGAGTTTGCCAAAGGATTAAATGAGTTAGGAATTGAAATAATATCGACAGGAGGAACTGCAAAGAAAATCAATGAAAGCGGAATCGATGTTATAGAAATATCGGACTTTACAGGATTTCCTGAAATGCTTTCAGGGAGAGTAAAGACACTTCATCCCTATGTGCATGGAGGAATTCTTGCACTGAGGGACGATGAGAAGCACAAAAAGGAAGTAGAAGAACATCAAATCAAATATATTGATATGGTTATAGTTAATCTCTATCCCTTTGAAAGTACCATTACAAAGGAAGATTGTAAGCTTTCTGAAGCTGTTGAAAATATAGACATTGGTGGACCTACAATGATTAGGTCTGCTGCTAAGAATCATAAATATGTTGCTGTTGTTGTTAATCCTGCAGATTATGAAAGTGTTTTAGAGGAACTTAAGCAAAATAATGGAGAGCTTTCTGAGAGAACATGTTTTGATTTGGCGGCGAAAGCTTTTTCACACACAGCGAGATATGATTGTGTTATTTCTAATTATTTCAATCCCCAAAAATCTACTGCCTCAGAAGAAGTGTTTGCTGAGGAGTTTGGAATAGGTGTGGAAAAGATTCAAAATCTTAGATATGGCGAAAATCCTCACCAGAAGGCGGCTTTTTACAGGGTATCAGGAGAAAAAGGAGGAATAGCCGATATCAGACAGCTTCATGGCAAAGAGCTTTCATTTAATAATATAGTGGATGTCGATGGTGCGCTTGCTGTGGTGCTCGAGTTTGATGAAATAGCAGTTGCCATAATTAAGCATACCAATCCATGCGGCGCCGCTGTGTCTAAAGTTTCAGTCAAGGATGCATATATGAAAGCCCTTGCAACTGACCCTGTTTCGGCATTTGGAAGTATAATTGCAGTCAACAGGGAAGTTGATGGAGATGCAGCTGAAGAAATTTCAAAACTCTTTGTTGAAGCAATAATTGCTCCTTCTTTTTCAGAAGAAGCTCTAAAAATTTTAACGAAAAAAAAGAATATAAGATTGCTGACAATAGATTATGATAGGGCTAAAAAAGAAAGGGCATCTATGCCTGACATAAAGAGAGTGCTCGGAGGATTAGTGATTCAAGAAAGAGATGTTCATCAAATTGACAGAAACAATGTAAAGATTCCTACAAAAAGGCAGCCAACTAACGATGAATTTGAGGGGTTGATGTTTGCATGGAAGATAGTAAAAAATGTTAAATCAAATGCTATAGTCTTTACCAACAAAGAACAGACAGTTGGCGTTGGTGCAGGACAGATGAGCAGAGTAGATTCAGTAAAAATTGCGAGAATGAAGGCAAACCTACCGACCAAAGGATGTGTGATGGCATCTGATGCCTTCTTCCCTTTTAGGGACGGAATTGATGCCGCCGCAGAAGCCGGAATTACAGCGGTTATTCAACCGGGCGGTTCAGTGCGGGATGAAGAAGTAATTAAAGCATGCGATGAGCACGATATTGCAATGGTTTTTACTGGAATCAGGCATTTTAAACATTGA